TGGTATGTATGATAATCTATTGTAATAGTTTGCAGTATGGAAAAAAAGCGTGAAAGAAATAAGCATATTACAAGCATTTTTCATCTCCTTCCATCAAAATTGAACGACTACCCTGTTGAAAGGCTTCCACACTTTTAattatatattgctttctttgATTTCTATTTTTTCACAGGGTTTTGATGTAAAAATTCTTTCTAAAATTATTCCGATATATTATTATTTGCATTGCATGTAGTAGCTGTACTTATAGTTTAAAGATACCAGTTACAAAATGTAGCTAACTCAGTCTAGTCAACATATTTCCATCTATTTGTGTTAATTTACGATAAGGATATTATTTTTATCTAGTATTCTCGTTTTCCTGTTTTTAGTACATATGTGAGCGTCATTTCCAAAAGATCGCAGGTAAAAGTTTGTTTACTGGATTGGCGGCAAAGACACATTTTGGACGACCAAATTTTCAAGACTTCCTGCAGTCACTAAAATATGAACATCCAAATGTAAGTGAATTAAACAACATGCACCTATTTTATTTTGTAAGGATTTTTTTCCGAAATGTCGAAGAGACATTATGCATATCATTCGATACCAAAGATGCTTAATGTAAATTCATATCTCAATTCAATTGACAATTCGAATCGAAATTCATAATTTTGTAGCATTATTAAATGTATGTTCACAACGTAAAGTGCGATATACGTATTTAGCTTAAATTAGTATAAACTTATAATTTACATGTAGTAACGTAAAGAAACAAAAACGTTATGAAAACAGATTAGAATAAcgtgttttaatttgaatagctTACATATTTATATCTGTTTACTAGAAAAATATAATTCTTGTGGATATTTTATTATAGGTTAAGCAAGTAGGAGTTTTCAGCTGTGGTCCTCCACCAATGACGTTACAAGTAGAGAAAGCTAAAACTGCAGTTAACAAGCTACAAGGATTTCCCACGTATTCACATCATTTTGAGAACTTTTGATACATCAAAAAGAAATATCAATGTGTGGTATGTCTTCATGCAAACATTTTGTTACTGCAATAAATATGCCGGTCCCATATCATAACATGTATGCATATTCCTTTATTGTTCTCAAATACACTTAAGATTTGTACTAACTGCAAGTATTTAATAGTAGAACTAAATTATACAACAAAACATATTTGAATGCATGCACTCAACTGGTGTTCAGTCTTTGTTGGTATggcttaaaaattttaaaattatactaCATCAAATGTTGTTgtgtttaattgttttattgtagaCATCTTGTCATTTATATTGCAAAAGGCCAAATTTGGGAGACTACCCATAAATAAAATCTCTGTCCGATTTTTCAATTATTCGGAGTGAATATACGAAAAAAACTGATCCTTTATAAATGGACTGTTCTTCGAAAACACGTCACGATATAAAAGAAACTGTATATTGTATACACGTGCAGCGTATCTCTTATTATATTTATCTTgaagtttatatataaaatgtcgCAATTGCATTCATTAAACATCTATCTTTCTATATGGTTAAAACTTAGAATTTATATTCTTAAAATCAAACTTGAAAACAATTTCGTCGTGTTTATAAGAATATTGGCATATATATCAGTAGTCAATATAGTACATGATCATAAAAAAGTCTTTACATCATGTTGATTTTCCGATATTCTTAACAGTTCAATAAGGCTTACAATACGCAAATGAATCCAAAAAAATACCTGTAATGCCACTGTGAAATCAGAAAAGTTGAAGAGCCTTTTTGCTTTTGAAATCAGATAAAATGGAGAAAAAAGAATGGTATTAAAATTCTTTTTATCAACCCCGGAATGAAATTTACTCGATATTTTGAGGTAAACCAAATATTAAAAGAGTCGTTTTAATGGCTGATAATATGTCTATATACATAGCAGATAAAATCgtcatttatatatttaacaaaatgaGGGAAAAGAAAGTAGAAAGAAGAAAAACACGTTACTTAATGTATCCAAGGGCGAATAAATAATTCCAAACTGGTAACCAAACCATCTAAATATACAACTTAATGCATAAGATAGCTATCAATCTAAAAAGATAGGAATCAATTATGTGtgtgtttaaaatattaatacaaataataataaataatacaaatcGTGTAACAGAAGAAAAGGTTTATTTTCTCACTTTATTCACCGACTTTAGTGCGTGTCTACAGAGTTAATAAGATATCAAAATGTTATCAAAAGTTAGTAATTtacttaaatacatttatttttatatacaaaaaacacaaaaatcagctatgtactgttgattcattaatgttcgttggataccaattttcgtggatttcgtgggtagaGGCGAACTacgaatttaaattttcaacgaattacaaatgttCTGAAGGAATGAATGCAGACTTTGTCAAATCCATGAAATTGAATATCGACGAATATTCAAGTGTTcctaaaaccacaaaaattggtatccacgaaaataaatgaatctacagtagaTAATAAAATATTAGCATCATTGATCTAACATTTCCATCCTCGAAGGGACTTATCAGGATATGTAACTCACAGGATATGTAACTCAGCAATGTTACCACGGGGTAGTGTGTTATAACAATATTGTTGTGCATAAACTACGTACTTCCTTTACGCATTTAGCTTTGATATCATTGTCTTTATAAAGGGCTTTTCAAGATCTTTTCTGTATCCCGTGAAGGATGAAAACGTTAGAACAAcgattataaaatttgattatcTACTAATATATTTGTTGTGGATTTTTTTATGGATAAACGAAGCTATATACAACTTGATTTAACCtgtaattaatatataaatatatgtatataaaaacatcattatttttattttagtttattataTTCATGAAtgtactttttataaataaacgcATTATTAACTGTATTCATTGGTAAATTAGCTATTGTAACCATGTTTGGTAAGTCACTTTACAGTATCCACGGTAAGCCTGTATGAATAGAATTAGAAATATGTTTTAACTCATCGAATAAACCAAGCCATATACTTTCACTTTACTTtacgctatatagatgatgttcctTCACTAAATCATTCATAATgttgtgactatgttgaacgcctctttccaatcgaactagagatgaaggatacaacagatacagttaattctgtctcatatcttgacttacatttagaaattgccAATCAGGGTCGGTTaaaactgtaccaagtcaggaatatgacagctggtATCCATTCGTTtcgtgtgtttgagctttttattttgccatttgattagggactttccgttttaaattttcctcggagttcagtatttttgtgatttactttttgaGAACAACACTTTacgaaaaaagagatgatttcagcttctcgATTtcgaactttccatttctatgtagcaatattccagcagcgcctgcatacagagtatatatctcccaatttatACGATATTCCCCCATCACTCGTTGGTGGCGCACGaatggaaaatgttattgaactttaaacctgatgctttttgttatctatttatcatgtttttctttgtctaatatgttctattaatttgtattgtagtcctgtaatattatgttgtcatttcaatgttatatttaactttgccattaaagtgcgaggtttggcatgccacaaaaccaggttcaatccaccacttttattcccctttaaaagtgtcctgtaccaagtcttgaagatggccattgttatattattgttcgtttctgtgtgtgttgcattttaacgttgagtcgtttgtgttttctcttatttttgagaaattgagataagacgtggcacggtacttgtctatcccaaattcatggttttcatgttatatttgttattctcgtggtgtttggtctgatgcttggtccgtttctgtgtgtgttacgtttcggtgttgaacagcggtatactactgttgcctttatttaaaaagccaaaatcCTAAACGAAGTTTTAAaaacctaaaattccaaaaaggagTCTCAAATACGACTTTGGCTTTTTTGAATGAATTTTAAACAATGAATCCACACAAAATGTCGTTTCAGTTATATTGGATGTCAACAAAAACATGCTAAAAACTGGGTTGTTGATCCATGCACCCTCGGGATTAAAACTTCCACCAGCAGTTGTTTCAATTTAAGTCAATAGTTAACTGTGAAATAATGGTGGTGCATGTTGTTAATCATTTCACCTATCTATAATAAGGTCGACCGTTTATATTGTTGGCGTATTTTATCAGTTAACCCAGAGAAATCTATTTTAAATCATGAATGCACATGAGATATTGATCCAgttgataatttgaaaacaaaatattggtCCATTCTACtgtcatatatttataaacaaacaacaaataataGTAATGAGATAATGGATAATTAATTACATAGTCCTGACATGCTCTATTAGAATTAAAGAAGAGTGTGggtcattctcaattttattgctttCCTGAATCTATCTTTTTTCCGCTTGGTCACTTGATTCTAAACAACCGTCATTTCTTTGATCCTTTTTTCCTTGGACCCAATAGGTTCTTTGCAATCCTTTTCCCTGAAAAAAGCAGATTGCAGGTACAAATGATTTTGGATTTCACCCTTTTTGTTcaaatagaaaaacaatttttaaataactttacatttTACATCTTATTTTCTAATTCTATACacaatttctttgaaaataatgaaGTTATCAATAAACAAAGGTTATAATTAAAATTTCTACAAGCATATATTATACCTTTATTAGAAGCTCCCCGCGGAAGGTCAAGTCATATCGATTTGTTGGGTTTAATATTTCGTATGTTTGATGACTAATGTGTATTCTTGAatctaaaatatacaataaaataaaattattttgcaCCGAATTTTGGTTTAGCTACATCGATGTGCATACTTACCATGTCATTTAGAGTCCAAATAACTATATGTAAAAAAGCCAATTGAATGAGATGGTAAAGTAAACTagaagctctaaagagcctgtgtcgctcaccttggtctatgcgaACATTAAACAAAgaaagcagatggattcatgactaaattgtgttttggtgatggtgatgtgtttgtacatcttactttactaaacagtcttgctgcttacaattatctccatcaataataaacttggcccagtattttcagtggaaaatgttaataaaaatttacaaattttatgaaaattgttaaaaattgactataaaggacaataactccttagagggtcaattgaccatttcggtcatattgacttatttgtaaatcttactttgctgaacattattgctgtttacagtttatctctatctataataatattcaagataataaccaaaaacagtaaaatttctttaaaattaccgattcatgggcagcaacccaacaacaagttgtccgattcatctgaaaatttcagggcagatagattttgacctgataaacaattcaacccccatgtcagatttgctctaaatgctttggtttttgagttataagccaaaaactgtattttacccctatgttctatttttagccgtgggggccatcttgattggatagctgggtcaccggacacattttttcaataagataccccaaagatgattgtggcaaagtttggattgatttggcccagtagtttcagaggagaagatttttgtaaatgataaccaagatttacgaaaaatggttaaaaattgactataaaggcaaaaactcctaaaggggtcaactgaccatttcggtcacttgacttatttgtaaatcttactttgctgaacattattgctgtttacagtttatctctatctataataatattcaagataataaccaaaaacagcaaaatttccttaaaattaccgattcaggggcagcaacccaacaacgggttgtccgattcatctgaaaatttcagggcagatagatcttgacctgataaacaattttaccccatgtcagatttgctctaaatgctttgtttttgagttataagccaaaaactgcattttacccctatgttctatttttagccgtggggggcatcttggttggttggccgggtcaccggacacattttctaaactagataccccaatgatgtttgtgaccaagtttggtttaatttggcccagtagtttcagaggagcagatttttgtaaaagttaacgacgacggacgacgaccgacgacggacgacggacgcaaactGATGgtaaaagctcacttggccctgtgggccaggtgagctaaaaagggacgaaagataccaaaagggaaggtcaaactcaaaaatcgaaattaaactaacaacgcaatggctaaaaatgaaaaagacaaacagacaaacaatagtacaaatgacacaacatagaaaactaaagaataagcaacacgaactccaccaaaaactaggggtgatctcatgtgctccggaaaggtaagcagatcctgctccacatgcggtacctgtcgtgttgcttatgtgataacaaatccggtaaatagtctaattcggtaggtcatattcatgaaagggaaggggattgtagttacgacataaggaacatatccgatatcatttgtgaaacggttattccaaacgatcaaccaactcgtgatggcgtccgtaaattagCCCGATTAATAATCTCCAGCATTATCTATATCAATTatcattaaaaacaaatgaaaattttctCACTAAAGTTTAGTCTTTTATCTTGACTTCGTTTGAATTtcaacaattgaaaataaacagTCAATGCAGAATACATTTGATTGAGTATTCAAATGCAAGACGATTCCCATAAAACAACCCCAATAGTCCAATCCTTTCAACAATCCGGAATTGATATAAAaatctcgatatatctatacttagcgctgACTCAggaatatacataataatggctgttacaatatcaTGACTTCCatcgtaaatccacatgtattggaacctatttgcaaacCCTTTGCCGGTCttattgtttaattaaatattgcaattaaaaaaaagaaaaataacttgtattcctattcggatgcataataaaaagaaataatgcacaagagctcgaagaaattaacaaaatacaaataaattaattaattccgCGAAAGTTTTTGCGCATTTAAGTAATttaaaacatgacgtcatacaaatgaaaacgcttGAGTTGAAACTTTTCTGTTACTTGAGCCATCCAAATACGTATAATAgtgtatttaaattgatttttgagGTAGATTTTGATTAGTTTTCTATtttattgcattatttgcatatttactgatttcagcaagtcaacatggctgctccttagttacgaaatgtcaactttggaatTGAcagtagcttacgagaaaaacatgtaaattaaaaatggcaaatgttagGTTGGAGAATTAAAAGAATAATATAGTTTTTTTCGAGCGGTTATTCACGAAATTATCCATGCAGGCTATATATTTATTAGAATGCATGAGCTTTATCTAACGGGGAGGTAAAAAGAACaaccacacacacagcatacccactctcgcttcagttttttaatgatcgtatttgttctatttgaatcgaaataattcatggaagccatagattgttggaaatttacacatggcctgggtgTTTCTTAATTAAACTGCAATTAGAATAAAATAAGTATTGCAGAATCAttcattgtcgaaatgcgcattttGTGCATAAGAATTGGTACCGTTCTAATTCTAACTGTATCGAAATATTTGCCTTTAAGAAAACAAGATCAACCCGCCGAAGAACTTAAgtaagaccccgttcacactagaacatttttatcgatttaaactagaccggttcactttagatcggtttaagggctaatgtgaacgcattgaatcgatcttcaatcggtctaaactaaaacaccaaaagaggtagtttagtttgaatcgatctaaagtaaaccgatcttactttagatgtgaacgcagagatcggtttaaactagtacgattgaatcgaaaataacgtatgcgcatgtatAGCGGCAAAACTATCACATaggttcgttgtttaacccatagttctctgttaaaagacctttaaaacaaactgtaaacatgttGTCTTCGCCATAGCATTGATTTGCaaaatctgtgtcttcttttcttatgttgattttttttactttgcaggaaccgcagtattttcggcgtcgtgttgtaacttcgtttctacagttatttttttcaaaattaaagaaaactgcaataacaccagtatcaaaattttaaattgtgattcaagagaaacaataactttatccaatttttttttcctagtgtgtgtatcagtgtatcagcacatgcatttgataaatcagttctatttataacatttatacacagtgtttacagttttacgggcaaaaaggttagatcgattgcgtttttaattgaagtgtgaacgcagtggttcatattagaccgatagagatcgatatgattaaagataatgtgaacgctaactggttttatttagatcgattcaaattagatcgataaaaaaaatgctagtgtgaacagggTCTAAGTGAATGAAAATCTAGTAAGTTTTATTTGTTGTGTCGGTCTTCAATTAATGATTCCCTTCTTGAATAACCACTTTCagttttagattttaactatGTAGATTTTGTAAGTCTGTTTTGGTGAAAGAAATGTACTTTACCTTTTCCGTGTGATTCCATTCTTGATGCTGTGTTTACTGTGTCTCCAAATAAACAATATCTTGGCATTGTTCTCCCTACTACACCTGTTTGAAGCAAAAAAGGCTTTGATATCAAAATCATTGTTTACGGTATCACACAATCATAAGACTCAGAAGATGTGCATTAGCGTCAACAACCGAACTAAtcgaataaaaaaagaaacagggAATAAGACAGTTCTGAAAACCTTTGCAATAAAACgaaagatgaataaaaaaaatagcaaactGTTTCGTCGATGAAATACAACAGGAGAACCACCAGTAATAGATTTCTTAAGTTGTATTTAGCAAATTCTGGAATTTTGGAGCCTTTAttatcttcaactttgtaatttgtTTGCCCATTCTAAtcttttgaattcgagcgtcattgaggagtcttttaaaattgaaaaaaatgatcaattctggtatctatgatgagggatttttttcaatacaaaatcacgattaaaatatatattgaagatTTACCTGCAGCGCAAGATCCAGAATGTAGTCCAATCCTTAACTTTAATGTGTACTCTGGATTAAAACTAACTTCAAATTTATCTGCAAATTGCAGTAAGTCTAAAGACATATCGGTTATTTCTCTGGCATGATTTAGACCATTTTCTATAGGTAGCCCACTAACAACCATGTAAGCATCGCCAATAGTTTCAACCTGAAAAGATTTCGTGATAAAAGGTTCACAATGTTACAGAAGTTTACAGTAAACAACAGTAACTGTACGCTCAACAACATGGCTAATCTAAGAATTGCTTATACATATATAAACGcataaaaagtgtacaaaacaacaccaatattaaaaattattacttttaattaTTGAATATAAATAGTTATAAACATTGCAGATAACGTATATCTTTCATCAATACGATTATGATGATT
The window above is part of the Mytilus galloprovincialis chromosome 4, xbMytGall1.hap1.1, whole genome shotgun sequence genome. Proteins encoded here:
- the LOC143072402 gene encoding atrial natriuretic peptide receptor 1-like; amino-acid sequence: MQKVKPLMENCWNENPIYRPTAVAIKQRVSQLQGGRKTNIVDNMIQILEKYANNLEEIVEVRTEALIEEKKKTDRLLYQMLPSPVAEQLKMGMNVQPEIFDSVTICFSDIVGFTKLSSLSTPIQVVDLLNELYSGFDSTISHYDVYKVETIGDAYMVVSGLPIENGLNHAREITDMSLDLLQFADKFEVSFNPEYTLKLRIGLHSGSCAAGVVGRTMPRYCLFGDTVNTASRMESHGKDSRIHISHQTYEILNPTNRYDLTFRGELLIKGKGLQRTYWVQGKKDQRNDGCLESSDQAEKR